A region of the Styela clava chromosome 1, kaStyClav1.hap1.2, whole genome shotgun sequence genome:
ATAAGCAATACCGCAATACTGATCGCAAAAATCCGACAAATAATATCGCGCGAGATTCCTTTTTGATGATGGGATTTGCATATGTATCCCGGGGGACAGAAAAACCGATAACGTGGCATTATCATATGGCGTACCACCATTGAGGTGTATTAACACCTCAGTGCGTACCACAAGCTGTAGTCGGGTAACCAATCATGTCTGATATGGGGTTGGTTAGCTTGTTATTAGTTTCAATCAATTTCAGATACACCGACTTAAAGCCAGAATTTTACGTACATATCATCGCTTCTAATCCCAAGCAGAGGAATTAAACTATCAAACGCAGCGttttggcgcggcggtgtggctcaacgggctaagcgttaggaatacgctcgccaccgcacctctaattactctgcgtgggttcgcaggttcgaatcccatgcagggatggttatgtgcgagaggattgctggactcctcgccgtcgttcggtggttcacgtaaccgctggtcggttacggcttcctcctccaagtccatgcttctgaaaacaaacaatacagtaaaactaatcccatagccgacttggaatggtaaccggacgagaggccgaggttcgccatatggataagccgtcttatcggctttcctctcccccgggataaatatgtaaatcctatatcACAGCACACCGATTTATTACGCCGCAGCAGCGAGTCAAATGAGGAACGGCATAAGTTCTAACACGGAAGTAAATGTCTAAATAAACCAATATGCAGGAACGAACCTGTTTTCGACAACAACAAactcaaaaaaattataacaaatttatttcAGGTCAAACACGTCATAATCGCAAAAACACAATGAACAAATCGTTCCGTTATGATAAGAAAAAACATATTATGCAAAACAGAATGATTAAAACCATGGTCAACATACCTATATTCCCATAATATAATTGGAGAATTATCGCgaaaaatacttaaaaataatattattgaaatgcTGTTTGCGAACTGTCACTAAAGTACTGTATACGTGTATATGTCAATGCGTTTTTTGAAGAAGATTTTATACctaaaaaaaacaacaattacTGTTGCTAAACAGGGCTAGGAATCTCAAGCACCAACcagattaaaaaataataccAAATAGTCTCATTCTAGATGAAGAAAATTTCAGCAAGCAAACTCTGCATTAATCATTCTTGAATCAGAGTAAATATGTGCTTcaattatttaatattcaaattattaaagTTATAAGATAAATGGAACAATTGCTTTTCTGGTTCGAGGATAATCTGGAAACTCTTTTCTGTAATTGCGATGCTTGCCAAGTGCCCATTGTGCCATCTGCATAAATCCAACAATTGCAAACAGAAGACCTGCAAAACGAACATTTTTTTATCATCTTGAAGAGACGATGACTGTGCAGAAGGCATGCTGCATAATTTCATCCCCCATATCGAGCGATTGAGGAACTCTATCCTACTACTGAAAAGTCCATATGCACAATCAATAATCCAGACTAGTAATTTTCAACCTGCGTTCTGTGGGTAAACAGTCCAGGAGTTTCACAAGTTACATTAAAATCAGAGAgtctatattatatattattatacccattaaataaaaatctcaaatattattaaCCTTACAAATctttaaagatcattttgttttgccagtattaggtttacttttatatatatttatagttccAAATGTTGTCTTTTGGATAAGGGGAAGGTTTCATTAGGGTTCCGGTCCAAAGGTTAAAACCAATATTCCAGACCCAAAAAGGCTGGTGATTCCAAATCACTGATTATAGGCCTCAAGTCGAATCTTATTAGATGACGAAATGGATTGACCACTTTCCAGAATGTTCAATCGCGTCTCCTTCTGGTTTTACACTGCATCACTATAACAATATCCGAGATTTATACAGACTTTACAATCACTTACCTACAACTGTTTGTGTCATCAATGCAAACCCAATCCAGCTCCCAGCTTCATATGTATAATTTGGACACGATACCAAATTGAACATAAGGGTGAAGGGATTCATAGTTGGTTTGGGAATCTGACGCTTCGTCGAACCAGCTGGCCGAAGGCTTTTGAAAGCAAGGTGAATAGACAGATTGCCAAGTTCACagaactgaaaaaaaatatgaaaatcaataTAAGGTGAATTCTTAATTAAGGAATAGTCTGTTTCCAACTCCCAATAATAGACCAGAAAAGGTCAAATTCAGCTTCACACCCAACTTTATTGACAAGATCAAGTAAATAAAACTCCATACTTATTGCTAAATGATAATATAATACTATTCACAATGGAAACTGAAAAAAAAGTCTGTGCCACAATCCTCAAAAATTTCTGCAAAGTGCTCGGGCCAAAAAATAGACATGGAGATAAAATGGAGAAAACCTTCAGTTAGGACCCATAGGATTGCGCTCAATGTGCTTTGTTTTTCAGATTTGATAAATTCTTGATAAATAAAAAGGAACAAATAGGTACCATTTCCGATGACTACATAATTCTAATTGGGGAACACATTTCACACGCAACCCCGTATCCTTCAACCCATGCAATCAACAAAAAATTTCCAGACATCGGCCATTCAGAATTTGGTTCAGACTCCAGCCTGACAAAATTTCTAAGTCAGACCTAAATCCCAACTCAAGAATACCAAATTTTTGACTCCGAGTCCTGCAACAATACCAAAGGAATTTTAACTATGGTTCACAAATGTTTTACTTACGATAAATATTGCTAATCCAGTGTAAATCTGAGTATCTCCATAACATGGTGGAGTGTATAGTGGATGATTGATAAAGTAAGACATCCATGCTGCAAATCCCCAATAATATACTGAATTTCTGAAGATATTTGCGATTGGCATTGTACCGTGTGAAAATCTGTGGACAAACTTGGTTTCCAGTAATCTCTTTGCATAATGGATGGTGTGACACAATGCTGC
Encoded here:
- the LOC120339053 gene encoding very-long-chain enoyl-CoA reductase-like isoform X1; translated protein: MDCPVVRKFLSLGGDCAEEQEKKGLEKSVKKMNEILSKSSCHKQANKNSHFSLVEVEIINAKTKQKMCTLERVGNTVGISVLKELFQKKYPQFYTSRQSFRLEPRGKSLKDNDTLADLNLTNECILYFKDLGPQVGWSTVFYCEYAGPLLLYLLFYIRLPFIYGSEYAFKPSEHQVVQIAALCHTIHYAKRLLETKFVHRFSHGTMPIANIFRNSVYYWGFAAWMSYFINHPLYTPPCYGDTQIYTGLAIFIFCELGNLSIHLAFKSLRPAGSTKRQIPKPTMNPFTLMFNLVSCPNYTYEAGSWIGFALMTQTVVGLLFAIVGFMQMAQWALGKHRNYRKEFPDYPRTRKAIVPFIL
- the LOC120339053 gene encoding very-long-chain enoyl-CoA reductase-like isoform X2, translated to MATVEVEIINAKTKQKMCTLERVGNTVGISVLKELFQKKYPQFYTSRQSFRLEPRGKSLKDNDTLADLNLTNECILYFKDLGPQVGWSTVFYCEYAGPLLLYLLFYIRLPFIYGSEYAFKPSEHQVVQIAALCHTIHYAKRLLETKFVHRFSHGTMPIANIFRNSVYYWGFAAWMSYFINHPLYTPPCYGDTQIYTGLAIFIFCELGNLSIHLAFKSLRPAGSTKRQIPKPTMNPFTLMFNLVSCPNYTYEAGSWIGFALMTQTVVGLLFAIVGFMQMAQWALGKHRNYRKEFPDYPRTRKAIVPFIL